The Papilio machaon chromosome 25, ilPapMach1.1, whole genome shotgun sequence genome contains a region encoding:
- the LOC106710966 gene encoding mediator of RNA polymerase II transcription subunit 20 — MGVTVLQQYPVPENKTGTYVIELLTKRILALGASQQGQFLVDCESYLSHPQMGTTKTVHILHNSEQPASVFSILESGTKNIHVIADGLFDLLMMKLSQHYTSKKQTKIESKGPRFELGDFCVKLGSVTMNQNFKGILIEVEYRPCVMANAVWGLLREFLQGLLGPTVPVQPPQHLMSRMNEIYTPIDTIYQYLEHFSAYRKVTGMRNN, encoded by the exons ATGGGAGTTACAGT tttgcAGCAGTATCCAGTCCCAGAGAACAAAACCGGCACATATGTTATTGAGTTGCTTACGAAACGTATTCTAGCATTAGGTGCGTCACAGCAAGGACAGTTTTTAGTGGATTGTGAAAGCTACTTGTCTCATCCTCAGATGG gtACAACCAAAACAGTACACATACTCCACAACTCAGAGCAACCTGCTTCAGTTTTCTCCATCTTAGAAAGTGGTACGAAAAACATTCATGTTATAGCCGATGGATTATTTGACTTACTTATGATGAAATTATCTCAGCACTACACATCAAAGAAGCAGACGAAAATAGAAAGCAAAGGTCCAAGATTTGAACTGGGTGATTTCTGTGTTAAACTTGGCTCAGTTACAATGAATCAAAACTTTAAGGGTATATTGATTgag GTGGAATATCGGCCATGTGTAATGGCCAATGCTGTCTGGGGTCTACTCCGTGAGTTCCTACAAGGTCTTTTAGGACCTACAGTGCCAGTACAGCCTCCACAACACTTGATGAGCAGAATGAATGAGATATACACACCTATAGACACAATATACCAATATCTAGAACATTTTAGTGCTTATAGAAAAGTTACTGGAATGAGAAATAATTAG